From Pseudomonas sp. G2-4:
TGGAAACCAGAACGACCCTGATCTCGACCCGAATTTTTAATCTCGACCTGAACGCGCCTCTCCCTTAAGGTAGGCGCGAATAGACAACCGGCCGGCCCAAGCTCTCTTGGACGTCGACCCAAGACGGACGCCTATGAACCCGAATTTTCTAGATTTCGAACAGCCGATCGCCGACCTGCAAGCCAAGATCGAAGAGTTGCGCTTGGTCGGTAATGACAATTCGCTGAATATCGGCGATGAAATCTCTCGTCTGCAGGACAAAAGCCGCACGCTGACCGAAGACATCTTCGGCAAGCTGACCAGCTGGCAGATCGCGCGTCTGGCGCGTCACCCGCGCCGTCCATACACCCTGGACTACATCGAACACATCTTTACCGAGTTCGATGAGTTGCACGGCGACCGTCACTTCTCCGACGACGCCGCCATCGTCGGCGGTGTCGCCCGTCTCGACGACCAGCCAGTGATGATTATTGGCCATCAGAAAGGCCGTGAAGTGCGCGAGAAAGTTCGCCGCAACTTCGGCATGCCGCGCCCTGAAGGCTACCGCAAGGCTTGTCGCCTGATGGAAATGGCCGAGCGCTTCAAGATGCCGATCCTGACCTTCATCGACACGCCGGGCGCCTACCCGGGCATCGACGCCGAAGAGCGCAACCAGAGCGAGGCAATCGCCTGGAACCTGCGCGTGATGGCACGCCTGAAAACCCCGATCATCGCCACTGTGATCGGCGAAGGCGGTTCTGGCGGTGCGTTGGCCATTGGTGTCTGCGATCAACTGAACATGCTGCAGTACTCCACTTATGCGGTGATCTCGCCGGAAGGCTGCGCCTCGATCCTGTGGAAAACCGCCGAGAAAGCGCCGGATGCCGCTGAAGCCATGGGCATCACCGCCGAGCGCCTCAAAGGCCTGGGCATTGTCGATAAAGTGATCAGCGAGCCAGTGGGCGGCGCTCATCGCGACCCGGCAGCGGCGGCGGCACTGATTCGCGCCGAGCTGAGTTCGCAACTGTCGATGCTCAAGCAGTTCGACAACGACGCGCTGCTGACCCGTCGCTACGAGCGGTTGATGAGCTACGGTCTCTGATTCGAGCGCTGTACCCTGTGGGAGCGAGCTTGCTCGCGATAGCGGTTTACCATTCAACAGATCAGTTGACTGATACGCCGCCATCGCGAGCAAGCTCGCTCCCACATTGATTTGTGTGAAGGCCTGTTCCTATGAATCAGCCCAAGATTGACCTGCCAACCCGGCTCCTCACACAACTGTTTCCCTGGCGCAACGCCGCCACCTGGCGCATCGCTTTCTCCGGCGGTCTCGATTCCACCGTCCTGTTGCACCTGCTCGCGTCTCTCTCAAAAAATCACTCCCTGCCAACGCTCAGTGCGATCCATGTCCATCATGGCCTCCAGGCTGTGGCTGACACCTGGCCGGATCACTGTCGCTTGGTCTGCGAAGCCCTTGGGGTGCCGTTGCAGGTGATTCATGTCCAGGTCCAGCCTGGCGCCAGCCTCGAGCGTGCTGCCCGGGAGGCGCGTTACGGCGCTTTCCAGGCGGCAATCCAGAACAATGAAGTGCTGCTCACTGCCCAGCACCTCGACGACCAGGCTGAAACCCTGTTGTTTCGTTTGCTGCGCGGGGCAGGGGTGAGGGGCTTGTCGGCGATGCCGAGGCAGCGGCCGTTGGGCCTGGGATACTTGCTGCGACCATTGCTCGATGTATCCCATGGGGAGTTGCAAGCCTACGCAACGCAACAGGGCTTGAGCTGGATCGAAGATCCTTCCAATGACGATCACCGATACGCGCGCAATGACCTGCGCCAGCGGGTTTTCCCTGTCTTGACCGAGCGGTGGCCTCAAGCCGCCGTGACCCTGGCGCGCAGTGCTGCACACATGGGTGAAGCCCAAGGTTTGCTGGATGACCTGGCAAAGATCGATCTGGCCGCCGCTACAACCCCGAGTGTGTTCGACTGGCTTGGCTTGCGATCGCTTGAACTGGCACCTTTGCAGGCATTGTCACCGGACCGTCAGCGCAATGCATTGAGCCACTGGCTGGCGCCGCTGACGCCGTTGCCCGACAGCGATCACTGGTCCGGTTGGGACTCGCTGCGCGATGCCAGGGGCGATGCCCATCCCATCTGGCGCCTTGCCCGCGGAGAGCTGCACCGGACCGGCGGGCGGATCTGGTGGTTATCCGACCACTGGTTGCGTTCGGCTCCAGGCGCCGTCCAGTGGCCGGATCCAGCGGTACCGCTGTGCTTGCCGGGCAATGGTGGGGTAACGCTGGACGGCAAGCCGCCTGCGGGCCCGCTTTGCGTGCGCTATCGTCAAGGCGGCGAGGTGATGGAATTACCGGGCCGTGGTCATCGGGATCTCAAGCGCTTGCTCAATGAAAACGGCGTGCCTGCTTTTGTTCGCGGCCGATTGCCGCTGCTGTATAGGGGCGAGCAATTGCTGGCGGTGGCCAACCTGACCGGGCTCGACACAGACACGGGTGGCAATTGGCAATTGATCTGGACGCCATGAAGCCAAGATCTGGGTTTGAGCTGAAAGGGGCTTTCCGGTAGACTACGCTCCCTTCTTGATACAACTTCTGTGGATTCGCCTGAATTGCAGGAGTTGCCGATTACCAAGCAGTCTTTGCTGGGCGATTCCAAAAAATGTGTAGCGAGCAACGTACCGGTGATTCCACTTCCGGTCTGTCCCAACGCGGCGGTTTTTTTGAAAGGTGCACTGTGATTAATGCAGGTGATCGGGGGCTTCGGCCTTCCTTCGCTTTCCCCGGCGGCTCGGACCGCTTTAACGCAGACTTCTAGGGTTTTTCATGACGCGCTACATATTCGTCACGGGCGGTGTTGTTTCTTCATTGGGGAAAGGCATTGCCTCGGCTTCATTGGCGGCCATCCTGGAGGCGCGGGGACTTAAGGTCACCATGCTCAAGCTGGACCCGTACATCAACGTTGACCCGGGCACCATGAGCCCGTTCCAGCACGGTGAAGTGTTCGTCACCCACGACGGCGCCGAGACCGACCTGGACCTGGGCCACTACGAGCGGTTCATCCGCACGACCATGACCCAGAACAACAACTTCACCACCGGCCGTGTCTACGAACACGTGCTGCGCAAGGAGCGTCGTGGTGACTACCTGGGCGCGACCATCCAGGTCATCCCGCACATCACCGATGAAATCAAGCGCCGCATCATCAAGGGTGCTGGCGATGCCGACGTGGCGATGGTCGAGATCGGCGGTACCGTGGGCGACATCGAGTCCCAGCCGTTCCTCGAAGCCATCCGCCAGTTGCGTTTCGAAATCGGCGCCAAGCGCGCGATGCTGATGCACCTGACCCTGGTCCCGTACATCGCCACTGCGGGCGAAACCAAGACCAAGCCTACCCAGCACTCGGTCAAGGAACTGCGTTCCATCGGCCTGCAGCCAGACGTGCTGATCTGCCGCTCCGATCACCCGATCGACATCTCGTCGCGTCGCAAGATCGCCCAGTTCACCAACGTTGAAGAGCGTGCGGTGATCGGCCTGGAAGACGCCGACACCATCTACAAGATCCCGGGCATCTTGCACTCCCAGGGCCTGGACGATTTCGTCGTCGAGCGCTTCGGCCTGCAGTGTGCCGGTGCCGACCTGTCCGAATGGGAAGCGGTGGTCGATGCCAAGCTCAACCCGGAACACGAAGTCACCATCGCCATGGTCGGCAAGTACATGGAGTTGCTGGACGCCTACAAGTCGCTGATCGAGGCCATGAGTCACGCCGGCATCAGCAACCGCACCAAGGTCAACCTGCGCTACATCGATTCCGAAGACATCGAGAACCAGGGCACCGGTCTGCTCGAAGGCGCCGATGCGATCCTCGTGCCGGGCGGTTTCGGCCTGCGGGGCGTGGAAGGCAAGATCACCGCGGTGCAGTACGCTCGCGAAAACAAAGTGCCTTACCTGGGTATCTGCCTGGGCATGCAAGTGGCAGTCATCGAGTTCGCCCGTAATGTGCTGGGCTGGAAAGACGCCAACTCCACTGAGTTCGACCGCGCCAGCGGCCATCCGGTCGTGGGGCTGATCACCGAGTGGGAAGATGCCACCGGCGCCGTGGAAATCCGCACCGAAGCCTCCGACCTGGGCGGCACCATGCGCCTCGGCGCCCAGGATTGCCTGCTCGAAGCCGGTTCCCTGGTGCATGACTGCTACGCCAAGGATGTGATTGTCGAGCGTCATCGCCATCGCTACGAAGTGAACAACAACCTGCTGCCGCAACTGATTGAGGCCGGCCTGAAAATCTCCGGTCGTTCCGGTGATGGCGCATTGGTCGAAGTGGTCGAGGCCCCGGATCATCCATGGTTCGTCGCCTGCCAGTTCCACCCCGAGTTCACCTCGACGCCACGGGACGGTCATCCACTGTTCAGTGGTTTCGTGAAAGCCGCTTTGGCTCAACACCAGAAAAAGGCATAAAACGATGGCCCAGAAGATCATTCGCGTCGGCGACATCGAGATTGCCAACGACAAACCCATGGTGCTGTTCGGCGGCATGAACGTGCTGGAAAGCCGCGACATGGCGATGCAGGTCTGCGAGGAGTATGTGAAGGTCACCCAGAAACTGGGCATGCCTTACGTCTTCAAGGCCAGTTTCGACAAGGCCAACCGTTCCTCCGTAACCTCCTACCGTGGCCCTGGCCTGGAAGAAGGCATGCGGATCTTCCAGGACATCAAGCAAGCTTTCGGTGTGCCGATCATCACCGACGTCCACGAGCCGGCGCAGGCCGCTGTGGTTGCCGAGGTCTGCGACATCATCCAGTTGCCGGCCTTCCTGTCGCGCCAGACCGACCTGGTGGTCGCAATGGCCAAGACCGGCGCGGTGATCAACATCAAGAAAGCCCAGTTCCTCGCCCCCCAGGAAATGAAACACATCCTGAGCAAATGCGAAGAGGCCGGGAATGACCAGTTGATCCTCTGCGAGCGTGGTTCGAGCTTCGGCTACAACAACCTGGTGGTGGACATGCTCGGCTTCGGCATCATGAAGCAGTTCGAATACCCGGTGTTCTTCGACGTGACGCACGCGCTGCAAATGCCTGGCGGTCGTTCCGACTCCGCCGGTGGCCGTCGCGCCCAGGTGACTGACCTGGCCAAGGCTGGCATGAGCCAATCCCTGGCAGGTCTGTTCCTCGAGGCCCACCCGGACCCGGACAATGCCAAGTGCGACGGCCCTTGTGCCTTGCGCTTGAACAAGCTGGAACCGTTCCTGTCTCAGCTCAAGGCGTTGGACGAACTGGTCAAGGGTTTTCCGACGATAGAAACCGCGTAACGCGGTTTTCTCCGGTAAAGTACCGCTCGATTATCGCTCTGGCCCGCTGGCCGCACTGCTCTTGTGGGAGCCTGGCCTGCGATGACGTCCTCCAGGCGCCATCGTCGGGCCGCACTGCTCTTTGTGGCGAGGGAGCTTGCTCCCGCTGGAGCGCGAAGCGCTCCCCATCCAGGCTCTTGGCTGCATCGCAGCTGAGCGTGAGCAAGTTTTCTGCAACGTTCTAGTCAACTTTGGAGTGTTTACAACAATGGCAAAAATCGTCGACATCAAAGGTCGTGAAGTTCTCGACTCCCGCGGCAACCCCACTGTTGAAGCGGACGTGCTTCTCGATAACGGTATCATCGGCAGCGCCTGTGCGCCGTCCGGTGCTTCCACTGGCTCGCGCGAAGCGCTGGAGCTGCGTGATGGCGACAAGAGCCGTTACCTGGGCAAAGGCGTGCTGAAAGCCGTCGCCAACATCAACGGTCCGATTCGCGACCTGTTGCTGGGCAAGGATCCTGCCGACCAGAAAGCCCTCGATCACGCGATGATCAAGCTCGACGGTACCGAGAACAAAGCCACCCTGGGCGCCAACGCGATCCTCGCCGTGTCCCTGGCTGCTGCCAAGGCCGCTGCCCAGGACCAGGACCTGCCGCTGTACGCACACATTGCCAACCTCAACGGTACCCCAGGTGTCTACTCGATGCCGGTACCGATGATGAACATCATCAACGGCGGCGAGCACGCCGATAACAACGTCGACATCCAGGAATTCATGGTGCAGCCGGTGGGTGCCAAGACCTTCTCCGAAGGCCTGCGCATGGGCACCGAGATTTTCCATCACCTCAAAGCCGTGCTGAAGGCCCGT
This genomic window contains:
- a CDS encoding acetyl-CoA carboxylase carboxyltransferase subunit alpha; this encodes MNPNFLDFEQPIADLQAKIEELRLVGNDNSLNIGDEISRLQDKSRTLTEDIFGKLTSWQIARLARHPRRPYTLDYIEHIFTEFDELHGDRHFSDDAAIVGGVARLDDQPVMIIGHQKGREVREKVRRNFGMPRPEGYRKACRLMEMAERFKMPILTFIDTPGAYPGIDAEERNQSEAIAWNLRVMARLKTPIIATVIGEGGSGGALAIGVCDQLNMLQYSTYAVISPEGCASILWKTAEKAPDAAEAMGITAERLKGLGIVDKVISEPVGGAHRDPAAAAALIRAELSSQLSMLKQFDNDALLTRRYERLMSYGL
- the tilS gene encoding tRNA lysidine(34) synthetase TilS: MNQPKIDLPTRLLTQLFPWRNAATWRIAFSGGLDSTVLLHLLASLSKNHSLPTLSAIHVHHGLQAVADTWPDHCRLVCEALGVPLQVIHVQVQPGASLERAAREARYGAFQAAIQNNEVLLTAQHLDDQAETLLFRLLRGAGVRGLSAMPRQRPLGLGYLLRPLLDVSHGELQAYATQQGLSWIEDPSNDDHRYARNDLRQRVFPVLTERWPQAAVTLARSAAHMGEAQGLLDDLAKIDLAAATTPSVFDWLGLRSLELAPLQALSPDRQRNALSHWLAPLTPLPDSDHWSGWDSLRDARGDAHPIWRLARGELHRTGGRIWWLSDHWLRSAPGAVQWPDPAVPLCLPGNGGVTLDGKPPAGPLCVRYRQGGEVMELPGRGHRDLKRLLNENGVPAFVRGRLPLLYRGEQLLAVANLTGLDTDTGGNWQLIWTP
- a CDS encoding CTP synthase codes for the protein MTRYIFVTGGVVSSLGKGIASASLAAILEARGLKVTMLKLDPYINVDPGTMSPFQHGEVFVTHDGAETDLDLGHYERFIRTTMTQNNNFTTGRVYEHVLRKERRGDYLGATIQVIPHITDEIKRRIIKGAGDADVAMVEIGGTVGDIESQPFLEAIRQLRFEIGAKRAMLMHLTLVPYIATAGETKTKPTQHSVKELRSIGLQPDVLICRSDHPIDISSRRKIAQFTNVEERAVIGLEDADTIYKIPGILHSQGLDDFVVERFGLQCAGADLSEWEAVVDAKLNPEHEVTIAMVGKYMELLDAYKSLIEAMSHAGISNRTKVNLRYIDSEDIENQGTGLLEGADAILVPGGFGLRGVEGKITAVQYARENKVPYLGICLGMQVAVIEFARNVLGWKDANSTEFDRASGHPVVGLITEWEDATGAVEIRTEASDLGGTMRLGAQDCLLEAGSLVHDCYAKDVIVERHRHRYEVNNNLLPQLIEAGLKISGRSGDGALVEVVEAPDHPWFVACQFHPEFTSTPRDGHPLFSGFVKAALAQHQKKA
- the kdsA gene encoding 3-deoxy-8-phosphooctulonate synthase → MAQKIIRVGDIEIANDKPMVLFGGMNVLESRDMAMQVCEEYVKVTQKLGMPYVFKASFDKANRSSVTSYRGPGLEEGMRIFQDIKQAFGVPIITDVHEPAQAAVVAEVCDIIQLPAFLSRQTDLVVAMAKTGAVINIKKAQFLAPQEMKHILSKCEEAGNDQLILCERGSSFGYNNLVVDMLGFGIMKQFEYPVFFDVTHALQMPGGRSDSAGGRRAQVTDLAKAGMSQSLAGLFLEAHPDPDNAKCDGPCALRLNKLEPFLSQLKALDELVKGFPTIETA